In a genomic window of Sporosarcina trichiuri:
- a CDS encoding C39 family peptidase: MPLLKEFTGKSQYDSDIGQKIRSSACGPVTVSLLLRYARHPLGDVPVDKLYRLLGTTRIGLFTGRFVRRLRKLLGAGWTVEKCTVEEALSEIDEGRPVAAKFDKWLSRKWRQSAAFDYHWVPVIGYERDAGDIQLAVHDNGSPSSPSRLRYISYKENAPVLTFVRIVPRRL, encoded by the coding sequence ATGCCGCTGTTAAAAGAATTCACGGGGAAATCCCAGTATGACAGCGATATCGGTCAAAAAATCCGCTCATCCGCATGCGGGCCCGTGACCGTTTCCCTGCTGCTGCGCTACGCACGCCACCCGCTCGGGGATGTGCCTGTGGATAAGCTGTACCGGCTTCTCGGAACAACACGGATCGGTCTGTTCACAGGACGCTTCGTCCGCCGTCTGCGGAAACTTCTCGGCGCAGGCTGGACGGTCGAAAAATGCACCGTTGAAGAAGCCCTCTCCGAAATCGATGAAGGGCGGCCTGTTGCAGCAAAGTTCGATAAATGGCTGTCCCGGAAGTGGCGGCAGTCTGCAGCATTCGACTACCACTGGGTGCCGGTCATCGGTTACGAAAGAGACGCTGGGGATATCCAGCTGGCCGTCCATGATAATGGCTCCCCCTCTTCACCGAGCCGCCTGCGGTATATTTCCTATAAGGAGAATGCGCCGGTACTGACGTTTGTGCGCATTGTTCCGCGTCGCCTATAG
- a CDS encoding STAS domain-containing protein, with protein MNPTEEIRQLKEKIAKYEEIISETSVPIIPSIVENTILLPITGHTDQSRFERIRSTVLAYTGDHRDIEYAVFDFSGLRLDEEDGPEVMTAELRLMQAELQMMGVRPLMVGFTPPFVRELTNAGVAEQIESYANFKAALQVLMKENGLSFARN; from the coding sequence ATGAATCCAACAGAAGAGATCCGGCAGTTGAAAGAGAAGATTGCCAAATATGAAGAGATCATCAGTGAGACGTCCGTTCCGATCATTCCTTCGATCGTCGAAAATACAATTCTTCTCCCCATCACGGGACATACAGACCAAAGCCGCTTCGAACGTATCCGGTCCACTGTCCTCGCATATACAGGCGACCACAGGGATATCGAATATGCCGTCTTCGACTTTTCCGGTCTCCGGCTGGACGAAGAAGATGGCCCGGAAGTCATGACAGCGGAACTCCGTCTCATGCAGGCCGAACTGCAGATGATGGGGGTCCGTCCTCTCATGGTCGGGTTCACACCTCCTTTCGTCCGCGAATTGACGAACGCCGGAGTTGCCGAACAGATCGAGTCCTATGCAAACTTCAAAGCCGCTCTCCAAGTCCTCATGAAAGAGAATGGACTGTCGTTCGCCAGGAACTGA
- a CDS encoding thioredoxin family protein, which translates to MESIKTSEQFYDIISDKSRSIVKFQAGWCPDCRVMDMFIGPIEEKYDEYDWYDVDRDVLPEIAEKYDVMGIPSLLVFENGEKKAHLHSANAKSPDQVTGFLEGISI; encoded by the coding sequence ATGGAATCAATCAAAACTTCAGAACAATTTTACGACATCATTTCGGATAAGTCCCGCTCCATCGTCAAGTTCCAGGCCGGCTGGTGCCCGGACTGCCGCGTGATGGACATGTTCATCGGACCGATCGAAGAGAAATACGACGAGTATGACTGGTATGACGTCGACCGCGACGTTCTCCCTGAAATCGCCGAGAAATACGATGTCATGGGCATTCCGAGTCTTCTTGTGTTCGAAAATGGCGAAAAGAAGGCGCACTTGCACAGTGCCAACGCGAAGTCCCCGGATCAGGTGACCGGGTTCCTTGAAGGGATCTCCATCTGA